A region of Candidatus Aegiribacteria sp. DNA encodes the following proteins:
- a CDS encoding UDP-2,3-diacylglucosamine diphosphatase, whose protein sequence is MDRYFLSDVHLFPERESHPGRDKFISFLNYLHDSHDSGEFWILGDLFDFWFEYQSVVPSGYERSLSALRSLSDKGWKVHFLPGNHDFWVGKHFEEATGATIHLEDYLTLEMNGKRVLLAHGDGLGSGDVGYRLLKPVLRSGTSKFLFRLLHPDVGTFLARRFSDTSKRILRRDLDSIPSGLQNWINDKFDEGIDIIIMGHTHLDTVKRSKTGIYVSLGDWLTRFTYCRMNNGTGQPELLTYSHGISNSQREKREQ, encoded by the coding sequence ATGGACAGATACTTTCTTAGCGATGTTCATCTTTTCCCGGAGAGGGAATCCCATCCCGGCCGGGACAAATTCATTTCCTTTCTTAATTATCTCCATGATTCCCACGATTCCGGAGAATTCTGGATACTGGGCGACCTCTTCGATTTCTGGTTTGAATACCAAAGTGTCGTTCCATCCGGATATGAAAGAAGCCTTTCTGCATTAAGAAGCCTTTCCGATAAAGGATGGAAAGTTCATTTTCTTCCAGGCAATCATGATTTCTGGGTAGGAAAGCATTTTGAGGAAGCGACCGGAGCAACGATACACCTCGAAGATTATCTGACATTGGAAATGAATGGAAAGCGGGTGCTCCTGGCCCATGGTGACGGGCTGGGATCCGGCGATGTCGGTTACAGACTTTTAAAGCCGGTTTTGAGGTCTGGTACAAGCAAATTCCTCTTCAGACTTCTTCATCCTGACGTTGGCACTTTCCTCGCTAGACGTTTCTCAGATACCAGTAAGCGGATACTCAGGCGTGACCTTGACAGCATCCCCTCAGGACTGCAGAACTGGATTAATGACAAATTCGATGAGGGTATTGATATCATCATTATGGGTCATACACACCTGGACACTGTCAAAAGAAGTAAAACAGGTATATATGTTTCTCTTGGAGACTGGCTGACGAGATTCACCTACTGCCGTATGAATAATGGCACCGGGCAACCTGAACTGTTAACATATTCACATGGAATATCCAACAGTCAGAGGGAGAAGAGGGAACAGTGA
- a CDS encoding glycosyltransferase family 2 protein: MSIVIAAFNEEESLPELVKEISECMQNRIHEVIIIDDGSTDNTWERICQLSSDFPVTGLRFSSNRGKAAALAAGFNESRGEFVATLDADLQDDPLEIPGIIDLMIKEGFDLVSGWKKDRKDPLGKTVPSKFFNLTVRLATGVKLHDFNCGLKVYRRKVIENLELYGEMHRYTPVLAAQQGFSIGEKIVNHRQRKYGQTKYGLARFFRGYSDLLTVLFLHRYSYRPLHFFGGIGTVLALIGLGISAYLTVVWFGGESIGRRPLLLLGVLLLVVGFQFISLGLLGEMLLKLSRRKSFDILERTKPKSEEE, from the coding sequence ATCTCAATTGTAATCGCGGCGTTCAACGAAGAGGAGAGCCTTCCGGAACTTGTGAAGGAAATATCCGAATGCATGCAGAACAGAATTCATGAAGTTATCATCATCGATGACGGCAGCACTGATAACACCTGGGAACGAATCTGCCAGCTGTCTTCGGATTTCCCGGTAACAGGATTAAGGTTCAGCAGTAACAGAGGAAAGGCTGCCGCCCTGGCTGCGGGATTCAATGAATCACGAGGTGAATTTGTAGCTACTCTTGATGCTGACCTTCAGGATGATCCACTTGAAATACCCGGAATAATTGATCTGATGATTAAAGAGGGCTTCGATCTTGTTAGTGGATGGAAAAAGGACCGTAAGGATCCTCTCGGAAAAACAGTACCCTCAAAGTTCTTCAATTTAACCGTCAGGCTGGCTACAGGCGTAAAACTTCACGATTTCAACTGCGGATTAAAGGTTTACAGAAGGAAAGTCATCGAAAACCTGGAACTCTACGGAGAAATGCACAGGTATACTCCCGTGCTGGCAGCTCAGCAAGGCTTTTCGATAGGTGAAAAGATTGTAAATCACAGACAACGTAAATATGGACAAACCAAGTACGGACTTGCCCGCTTTTTCAGGGGATATTCAGATCTTCTGACTGTACTTTTCTTACACAGGTACTCTTACCGTCCCCTCCATTTCTTCGGGGGCATCGGAACAGTACTGGCTCTGATTGGACTTGGTATTTCAGCGTATCTTACAGTAGTCTGGTTCGGTGGTGAGTCAATAGGAAGAAGACCCCTTCTGCTTCTTGGTGTTCTCCTTCTTGTTGTAGGTTTTCAGTTCATTTCACTGGGCCTTCTTGGTGAAATGCTTCTGAAATTGTCCAGAAGGAAATCATTCGACATTCTGGAGAGAACCAAACCCAAATCGGAAGAAGAATGA
- a CDS encoding glycosyltransferase: MKTGVVGPFPPYRGGIAQFSMRLLETLKYNFPEHDFIPISYRKLYPSMLFPGTSQLEPETEHNGDEIISLIDSCNPFRWMSSRDYFKKSEFDNLIIQWWHPFFAPSVLASIPSSIPSAAICHNVIPHESFPFAGKLSRNFLDRMKLAVVHSETDLEKAASLDLNAELLKLYHPVYDQYNNPEVTREYSRKKLGYSETERLILFFGLVRPYKGIQDLVRSMSSLPNDISLLIVGECYADKREITSVISSLKLSHRIKWIDEFVPDDDIAMYFNAADIVTLPYRSATQSGVAQIALSFGRILVLTDTGGLSELVDPGSTGFLAQPWSPSSLAESILAAFELASDPDTKSRIRLKASSFSWETYAEELVKKLQ; encoded by the coding sequence ATGAAGACAGGAGTCGTAGGACCATTCCCCCCCTACCGCGGTGGAATTGCCCAGTTTTCCATGCGGCTTCTTGAAACCCTGAAGTATAACTTTCCCGAACATGATTTTATTCCGATATCGTACAGAAAACTTTATCCGTCCATGCTGTTCCCCGGAACGTCACAGCTCGAACCGGAAACCGAACATAACGGTGATGAAATAATCAGTTTAATCGATTCATGTAATCCTTTCAGGTGGATGTCATCCAGAGATTACTTCAAGAAATCCGAATTCGACAACCTGATAATTCAATGGTGGCATCCTTTCTTTGCGCCATCGGTTCTTGCTTCAATTCCCAGTTCAATTCCGTCCGCGGCTATTTGTCACAATGTTATTCCCCATGAATCCTTTCCGTTTGCCGGAAAACTGTCAAGGAATTTCCTTGACAGAATGAAGCTTGCTGTTGTTCACAGCGAAACGGATCTGGAAAAAGCTGCATCCCTTGACCTGAATGCAGAGCTTCTCAAACTCTACCATCCTGTTTACGATCAGTACAATAATCCTGAAGTCACCAGGGAATATTCAAGAAAGAAACTTGGTTACTCGGAAACTGAGCGTTTGATTCTTTTCTTCGGTCTTGTGCGACCATACAAGGGTATTCAGGATCTTGTAAGGTCGATGAGTTCCCTTCCGAATGATATATCTCTTCTTATTGTTGGTGAATGCTACGCAGACAAACGTGAAATAACCTCAGTCATTTCCTCTCTCAAGCTTTCACATAGAATAAAATGGATCGATGAGTTCGTTCCAGATGACGATATCGCCATGTATTTCAATGCAGCTGATATTGTTACCCTCCCTTACCGCAGCGCTACTCAAAGCGGTGTGGCACAAATAGCTCTCTCCTTCGGCAGGATTCTTGTTCTTACCGATACCGGTGGATTGTCAGAACTTGTTGATCCTGGTTCCACAGGCTTCCTTGCTCAACCCTGGTCACCATCAAGCCTGGCAGAATCCATACTCGCCGCTTTTGAACTTGCTTCCGATCCTGATACAAAAAGCAGGATAAGACTGAAGGCTTCCTCATTCAGCTGGGAAACGTATGCTGAAGAACTTGTGAAAAAGCTGCAATGA
- a CDS encoding NAD(P)-dependent oxidoreductase, with protein MRIFITGAGGFIGSCIAEYLSIRGYETVSYNRSKHGNLSLDGIPEDIDVIVNSAGRLGTPGVNSNELTLSNTALPKTLADYCSRKDTHLIHISTPGVAGLSANGSEDSEYDPWGEYESSKMKGEIYLRKHEDLPADQLTVLRPDFVYGPGDFHKLALFEQVSKGWMPLIGRNGAKIRPTFAGDVCRAVESSLPGGILNGGLFNIAGPEIVTVRELCSEIASALGQSLKIVPLPKMFFRMVLKLGKLCPDALSESRFQLFGKDHYVSTEKAEKADFHTEWNLKKGISETVSWYLNNGVLR; from the coding sequence ATGAGGATATTCATTACCGGAGCAGGTGGATTTATTGGATCATGCATCGCGGAATATCTTTCGATAAGAGGGTATGAAACTGTTAGTTACAACAGATCAAAGCATGGAAATCTTTCTCTGGATGGGATACCTGAAGATATCGATGTAATCGTTAACTCAGCAGGTCGACTAGGAACTCCTGGCGTTAATAGTAACGAGTTAACGCTATCCAACACAGCCCTTCCGAAAACACTTGCCGACTACTGTTCGCGTAAGGATACTCATTTAATACATATCAGTACACCCGGTGTTGCAGGCCTTTCAGCGAACGGTTCGGAGGATTCGGAATACGATCCCTGGGGCGAATATGAATCTTCAAAAATGAAGGGTGAAATATACCTGCGTAAACACGAGGATCTGCCCGCTGACCAACTGACAGTTCTTCGCCCTGATTTCGTTTACGGACCTGGTGATTTTCACAAACTTGCCTTGTTCGAACAGGTTTCAAAAGGATGGATGCCCCTTATCGGAAGAAACGGCGCTAAAATCAGACCTACATTTGCAGGAGATGTCTGCCGGGCAGTGGAGTCTTCTCTTCCCGGAGGTATACTGAACGGCGGGCTTTTTAACATAGCTGGTCCGGAAATCGTCACTGTCAGGGAACTGTGCAGTGAGATCGCATCGGCTCTGGGGCAATCTTTAAAAATCGTACCTCTGCCGAAAATGTTCTTCAGAATGGTTCTTAAGCTGGGGAAACTGTGTCCAGACGCGCTTTCAGAAAGCAGGTTCCAACTCTTCGGCAAAGATCACTACGTATCGACCGAAAAGGCAGAGAAGGCTGATTTCCATACAGAATGGAATCTTAAAAAAGGTATAAGTGAAACAGTTTCATGGTATCTGAACAACGGAGTTCTACGCTAA
- a CDS encoding methyltransferase domain-containing protein translates to MMKDNPQKASLSKQERAFFDQRANLYDKVIISTSPVGMDRIKRRARSITQGAELKKGMTVLELGCGTGEYTKEFAEKQVQLVSLDISPEMIRVARSKTDSGVQFVVSNAEQLPFKEGVFDSVIGNAILHHFPDLCMALQEVRRTKTQQARIVFREPNLYNPAKFFAFGIPILRIFRKNRWSPSEKVFSRSFIKKLLKETGYSVLDIEYAGLVGSKCPIPITRFLYRIERRFSKTPVLNALMGSMIIQAK, encoded by the coding sequence GTGATGAAAGATAATCCTCAAAAAGCGTCTCTTAGCAAGCAGGAACGTGCATTCTTTGATCAACGGGCAAACTTATATGACAAGGTCATTATAAGCACGTCACCTGTAGGTATGGATCGCATTAAACGCAGGGCTCGATCGATTACTCAAGGTGCGGAACTGAAAAAGGGGATGACCGTTTTAGAACTCGGTTGCGGCACTGGAGAATACACAAAAGAATTCGCTGAAAAACAAGTTCAACTGGTTTCCCTGGACATTTCACCGGAAATGATAAGAGTAGCCAGATCCAAGACAGATAGCGGTGTGCAATTTGTCGTCAGCAACGCTGAACAGCTCCCTTTTAAAGAGGGTGTTTTCGATTCCGTAATAGGCAACGCTATTCTCCACCATTTTCCTGATTTATGTATGGCCTTGCAGGAAGTAAGGAGAACTAAAACACAACAGGCAAGAATTGTATTCAGGGAGCCAAATCTGTATAACCCCGCAAAGTTTTTTGCGTTCGGCATCCCGATACTGCGGATTTTCAGGAAAAACCGCTGGTCACCGTCGGAGAAAGTATTCTCCCGTTCGTTTATCAAGAAACTACTCAAGGAGACCGGATACTCCGTGCTGGATATTGAGTATGCCGGATTAGTTGGTTCCAAATGCCCGATCCCAATTACCAGATTCTTGTACCGGATAGAGAGACGGTTCTCAAAAACTCCTGTTTTAAACGCGCTTATGGGCTCCATGATCATCCAAGCTAAATAA
- a CDS encoding lysylphosphatidylglycerol synthase domain-containing protein — MTRDRKRLFHILSTWGGVILLIAAILYFTLNLWPRWQPGIIRFWETSRESASLPMIVLSFISLMLGYYFAPAPWRKILEALKIPKIDKGEVRRNWYITQMGQYVPGKLWMVVGRMTFLKAKGIGPVKAITAFILENIYMMVALTIMALIGLPFLGLANVPVPVVIALWVSAGLGIIMMFAPKIQKALTHKLSHRFGTDIDTLPHISHKDQAIFIGYHLLSWGLRSMALYFWFRGFGVRPEQPFAMIAICMLAAPVSWFIALAMVFIPGGIGIREGVQGILLSGFVHGGVEVATVIALGQRLMLMVVEGLYALQGIIYGSLRRRFTKSMNHIEQIFHLAGSVIRSKLAMYGLAKAPNPVNVTFSVTRRCQSRCKTCYIWKHDSDDDLDISTIERLFRSIGWTYFFNVSGGEPFLRDDLPDIIKYACRFMTPAVIHIPTNAIATDRVIRMTNEILDVIDKEAPGTVLTIKPSFDGIGKLHDEIRGVPGNFEKLLDTVERLKQMQKTHSNLHVGVGTVISRFNAHHLVEIIEYSKNMGVDSYINEIAEEREEFFNLGSGITPDGNSYGKIMDVFKNSVMEKMKDMKLLPRITTAMRVVYYDLVVQILNEKKQVIPCSAGLMNVHINSDGGIWPCAVLAYRGQMGKLDGNTDFQDIWNSKRAKEIRKSIRRGECACPLANQAYSNILLHPPSLFKALWIAFRGRGRGRGWT, encoded by the coding sequence ATGACAAGAGACCGTAAAAGGCTGTTCCATATACTCTCAACCTGGGGAGGTGTAATCCTCCTGATAGCAGCCATTCTGTATTTCACACTGAATCTGTGGCCAAGGTGGCAGCCGGGAATCATTCGTTTCTGGGAAACTTCAAGGGAGAGTGCCAGTCTGCCTATGATAGTGCTTTCATTCATTTCGTTGATGCTTGGTTACTATTTCGCTCCAGCGCCCTGGCGAAAGATACTTGAGGCGCTGAAGATCCCTAAAATCGATAAGGGAGAAGTAAGAAGGAACTGGTACATCACTCAGATGGGACAGTACGTTCCGGGCAAACTCTGGATGGTCGTTGGAAGGATGACTTTCCTTAAGGCAAAGGGTATTGGACCTGTAAAAGCCATCACAGCATTTATCCTTGAGAATATCTATATGATGGTAGCCCTGACAATAATGGCTTTGATAGGTCTTCCATTTCTGGGTCTGGCAAATGTGCCTGTTCCAGTTGTAATCGCCCTATGGGTTTCAGCCGGTCTTGGGATTATCATGATGTTCGCTCCGAAAATACAGAAAGCTCTGACCCATAAACTGAGTCATCGATTTGGCACGGACATCGATACATTACCTCACATCTCACATAAGGACCAGGCTATATTCATTGGTTATCATCTGCTTTCGTGGGGTCTTCGCAGCATGGCCCTCTACTTCTGGTTCCGCGGTTTCGGAGTGCGGCCCGAGCAACCTTTCGCAATGATAGCTATCTGTATGCTGGCTGCACCCGTTTCCTGGTTCATTGCCCTGGCAATGGTCTTCATCCCTGGAGGGATTGGTATCAGAGAGGGTGTTCAGGGAATCCTTCTTTCAGGTTTCGTCCATGGTGGGGTGGAAGTCGCTACAGTAATAGCACTTGGGCAAAGGCTTATGCTGATGGTAGTGGAAGGGCTCTACGCGCTTCAGGGAATAATATACGGTTCTCTCCGCCGCAGATTCACCAAATCCATGAATCATATAGAGCAGATCTTCCACCTTGCGGGAAGCGTTATCAGGAGTAAGCTGGCTATGTACGGTCTGGCCAAGGCACCAAATCCTGTGAACGTAACTTTTTCTGTCACAAGGCGATGTCAATCAAGATGCAAAACTTGTTACATCTGGAAGCATGACTCCGATGATGACCTTGATATCAGTACTATTGAAAGGCTTTTCCGTTCTATAGGCTGGACTTACTTCTTCAACGTTTCGGGAGGAGAACCGTTTCTAAGGGATGATCTGCCAGATATTATTAAGTATGCCTGCAGATTCATGACTCCAGCAGTTATTCACATACCAACAAATGCTATAGCAACAGACAGAGTAATACGGATGACAAATGAGATTCTTGATGTGATTGACAAAGAAGCCCCTGGAACTGTGCTAACGATAAAGCCCTCCTTTGACGGTATAGGAAAACTTCATGATGAAATAAGAGGCGTTCCGGGCAATTTTGAAAAACTGCTTGATACGGTAGAGCGGCTCAAACAAATGCAGAAAACACACAGTAATCTCCATGTTGGAGTGGGTACCGTAATATCCAGATTCAATGCCCATCATCTTGTAGAGATAATTGAATACTCGAAGAATATGGGAGTTGATTCCTACATCAATGAAATCGCTGAGGAGAGGGAGGAATTCTTCAACCTGGGCTCAGGCATCACACCGGACGGTAACAGTTATGGAAAGATTATGGATGTCTTTAAGAATTCAGTAATGGAAAAAATGAAAGACATGAAACTTCTGCCCAGAATCACGACGGCGATGAGGGTTGTTTATTATGACCTTGTTGTTCAGATACTTAATGAAAAAAAGCAGGTAATTCCCTGCTCGGCAGGATTGATGAATGTTCATATCAACTCCGATGGAGGTATCTGGCCCTGTGCTGTCCTTGCATACAGGGGTCAGATGGGGAAACTTGATGGTAATACTGATTTCCAGGACATCTGGAATTCAAAGAGAGCAAAGGAAATAAGAAAGTCAATCAGGCGTGGTGAATGCGCCTGCCCTTTGGCCAATCAGGCTTATTCGAACATTCTGCTCCATCCGCCCAGCCTTTTCAAGGCCCTCTGGATCGCCTTCCGGGGCCGGGGTCGGGGTCGGGGTTGGACGTAA
- a CDS encoding transposase, producing MARKTRPDWKGALHHIMVRGIDGKAVFQSESDKFDLTGRLAELVPELHVSIYAWAVMPNHLHLLVRTGSEPIYKFMQCLLTGFAVSYNLRNDRKGHVFQGRFKSILVQEETYFIQLVKYIHLNPLKAGIVKNINGLEEYRWCGHGSIMGVRKEPWFNSMYVLSKFGSERGDSISNYLKCISEKTSNKTLETMVLGTYSLGRKGICSTTSESRCDGLKGNCRVLGNKEFAVRTMNWIKQEGNRIARDREDTHDRITRLFAWIEDNWGFSAEMIQGNTRNPELSDSRALIAWVLSNHFGLSQSDCSGILRMSRSGIRKAISNGKEIFSDSQIIKEISIW from the coding sequence ATGGCAAGAAAAACACGCCCCGATTGGAAAGGTGCCTTGCACCATATAATGGTTCGAGGTATTGATGGAAAAGCAGTCTTTCAAAGCGAATCAGACAAGTTTGATTTGACAGGAAGACTTGCAGAACTTGTACCTGAATTGCACGTAAGTATATACGCATGGGCAGTTATGCCTAATCATCTCCACCTTTTAGTACGTACTGGTAGCGAACCGATATACAAATTCATGCAGTGCTTACTTACTGGATTTGCTGTTTCTTACAATCTACGTAATGATCGAAAAGGACATGTATTCCAAGGACGGTTTAAGTCAATACTTGTACAGGAAGAAACATATTTTATTCAATTAGTCAAATACATTCATTTGAATCCCCTAAAAGCCGGTATTGTTAAGAATATCAACGGATTAGAGGAGTATAGATGGTGCGGTCATGGTTCAATTATGGGAGTTCGTAAAGAGCCATGGTTCAATAGCATGTATGTCTTGTCCAAGTTCGGATCTGAAAGAGGTGATTCTATCTCCAACTATTTGAAATGTATTAGTGAAAAAACGAGTAATAAAACGCTCGAAACGATGGTTCTTGGGACTTACTCACTTGGAAGGAAGGGAATCTGCAGCACAACATCGGAAAGTCGATGTGACGGCCTGAAAGGTAACTGTAGAGTCTTGGGAAATAAAGAATTTGCTGTGAGAACTATGAACTGGATAAAGCAGGAAGGGAATCGGATTGCAAGAGATCGAGAGGATACTCACGATAGAATTACAAGACTATTCGCCTGGATTGAAGACAATTGGGGATTTTCAGCTGAAATGATCCAGGGAAATACAAGAAATCCCGAGTTGTCGGATTCAAGAGCTCTAATTGCATGGGTATTATCAAATCATTTTGGATTAAGTCAGAGCGATTGCTCCGGTATTCTTAGAATGAGCAGGTCGGGAATAAGAAAAGCAATAAGTAATGGAAAAGAAATATTTAGTGATAGTCAAATTATTAAAGAAATCTCTATTTGGTAA
- a CDS encoding threonylcarbamoyl-AMP synthase, whose translation MKATELSVDISDPEEEVVEKAVSLLLSGGVILYPSDTVYGILCRADKRDSVKRLAKIKGYASQRPFILLVDTTAMVETVADCSDPEVIGIMGCRWPGKLTLVLPASEQCPKWVRGEDNTVALRHPADPLSGQLLKRCGVPLVSTSANYAGEDSSCSVSAIPHSIIAGVDIVLNAGDLPPSSPSTILSLLRSRGRT comes from the coding sequence GTGAAAGCAACTGAACTGTCCGTAGATATCTCAGATCCTGAAGAGGAAGTCGTTGAGAAAGCAGTTTCACTCCTTCTCTCCGGAGGAGTGATCCTTTACCCTTCCGATACTGTTTACGGAATACTATGTCGTGCCGATAAAAGGGATTCTGTGAAGAGGCTTGCTAAGATCAAGGGTTACGCGAGTCAAAGGCCCTTTATTCTTCTTGTTGATACCACAGCCATGGTTGAAACGGTTGCGGATTGCAGCGATCCTGAAGTTATCGGGATAATGGGATGCCGGTGGCCTGGAAAGCTGACCCTTGTTTTACCAGCATCCGAGCAATGCCCGAAATGGGTAAGGGGAGAGGATAACACTGTGGCACTCCGTCATCCTGCCGATCCATTGAGCGGACAACTCTTAAAACGCTGTGGTGTGCCACTGGTCTCCACAAGTGCCAATTATGCGGGCGAAGATTCTTCGTGTAGTGTATCAGCTATCCCCCATAGCATAATCGCAGGTGTAGACATCGTACTCAATGCCGGCGATCTCCCGCCTTCATCCCCTTCCACTATCCTGAGCCTCCTCCGCTCACGGGGTCGGACGTAA
- the purE gene encoding 5-(carboxyamino)imidazole ribonucleotide mutase, translating into MLVGIVMGSESDREVMTRTAGILEDLGIPYEVNVMSAHRTPDRVKKYASTASERGLKVLIAGAGLAAHLAGAIAAHTILPVIGVPLAAGPLNGMDSLLSTVQMPKGIPVATVAIGSHGAMNAAYLAAQILALEDDAVEAKLRKLRNW; encoded by the coding sequence ATGCTTGTAGGAATAGTTATGGGCAGTGAAAGCGATAGAGAGGTTATGACACGGACGGCAGGGATCCTTGAGGATCTTGGTATTCCCTATGAGGTCAATGTGATGTCAGCGCACAGAACGCCTGACAGGGTGAAGAAATATGCCTCTACAGCTTCCGAGAGAGGTTTGAAGGTCCTGATTGCAGGTGCTGGCCTTGCCGCTCATCTTGCCGGAGCTATTGCGGCTCACACAATTCTACCGGTCATAGGAGTACCTCTTGCTGCGGGACCGCTGAATGGAATGGATTCACTTCTTTCAACCGTTCAGATGCCTAAGGGCATTCCGGTTGCAACAGTTGCCATAGGATCGCACGGAGCTATGAATGCCGCATACCTTGCTGCTCAGATTCTGGCGCTGGAAGATGATGCTGTTGAAGCAAAACTGAGGAAATTACGTAACTGGTGA
- the purD gene encoding phosphoribosylamine--glycine ligase, whose translation MRILVIGSGGREHALTWALSRSGNHSLICAPGNPGMAEIGELFPVEANDICGLVDLARREEADLVVVGPEAPLVTGLADELRKEGIPCFGPGKDASRLEGSKWFAKDIMHSAGVPTARCKVFTDTGSAMKYMGKDVKEFVIKADGLAAGKGVFLPDESDEACSILDSLFGGRFGEAGQRVVIEERLEGKEVSILAICNGTDCVILPPSRDHKRLGDGDSGPNTGGMGAICPPPEIEDGFCEKAREEIILPVLKELASRGMDYRGVLYAGLMITNEGLKVIEFNVRFADPETQVVLPMIEIDLASLLDTAARGGSLPREVPVKDGYCACVVMASGGYPSSYDKDIPIFGLNNIKDAAVFHAGTRKTDDRIVTSGGRVLSVVAMGDSLDDALDKTYRELEKIDFEKKHFRKDIGRTV comes from the coding sequence GTGAGAATTCTGGTTATCGGAAGTGGAGGCAGAGAACATGCGCTTACATGGGCATTATCAAGGTCAGGTAATCATTCCCTGATATGTGCACCGGGTAATCCGGGAATGGCAGAAATTGGGGAACTGTTTCCTGTGGAAGCCAATGATATATGTGGCCTTGTCGATCTCGCCAGAAGAGAAGAGGCTGACCTTGTTGTAGTTGGCCCGGAAGCACCTCTTGTAACCGGGCTCGCTGATGAACTGAGAAAGGAAGGAATTCCCTGCTTTGGCCCGGGAAAGGATGCTTCCCGACTTGAGGGTAGTAAATGGTTCGCGAAGGATATCATGCATTCCGCAGGCGTGCCTACAGCACGCTGTAAGGTTTTCACGGACACAGGCTCTGCTATGAAGTACATGGGTAAAGATGTAAAAGAATTTGTAATAAAGGCTGACGGTCTGGCAGCGGGTAAAGGAGTGTTTCTACCTGATGAATCTGATGAAGCATGCTCCATCCTTGATTCACTTTTCGGAGGCAGGTTTGGTGAGGCTGGTCAGCGTGTTGTCATAGAAGAGAGGCTTGAGGGTAAGGAAGTAAGCATACTCGCCATCTGCAACGGAACTGATTGCGTCATTCTTCCTCCGAGCAGAGATCACAAGCGACTCGGCGATGGAGATTCAGGTCCGAATACAGGAGGAATGGGAGCGATTTGTCCACCGCCTGAAATTGAAGATGGTTTTTGCGAAAAAGCCAGAGAGGAAATTATCCTCCCTGTACTGAAAGAGCTGGCTTCAAGGGGTATGGATTACAGAGGGGTTCTCTACGCTGGTTTGATGATTACGAACGAAGGCCTGAAAGTGATTGAATTCAATGTTCGTTTTGCTGATCCTGAGACTCAGGTAGTGCTTCCCATGATTGAAATTGATCTTGCGAGTCTTCTTGATACTGCTGCCCGAGGAGGATCACTTCCGAGAGAAGTCCCAGTCAAGGATGGCTACTGTGCCTGTGTTGTGATGGCTTCTGGTGGATATCCATCATCGTACGATAAGGATATTCCTATTTTTGGATTGAACAATATTAAAGACGCTGCTGTATTTCATGCGGGAACAAGGAAGACAGATGATAGGATTGTAACCAGTGGTGGAAGAGTGCTCAGTGTGGTTGCCATGGGAGATTCGCTGGACGATGCTCTTGATAAAACCTACCGGGAGCTTGAGAAGATTGATTTCGAAAAGAAACATTTCAGAAAAGATATTGGAAGGACAGTCTAA